A genomic segment from Flavobacterium litorale encodes:
- the groL gene encoding chaperonin GroEL (60 kDa chaperone family; promotes refolding of misfolded polypeptides especially under stressful conditions; forms two stacked rings of heptamers to form a barrel-shaped 14mer; ends can be capped by GroES; misfolded proteins enter the barrel where they are refolded when GroES binds) gives MAKEIKFDIEARDGLKRGVDALANAVKVTLGPKGRNVIISKSFGAPTVTKDGVSVAKEIELEDTLENMGAQMVKEVASKTNDLAGDGTTTATVLAQAIVKEGLKNVAAGANPMDLKRGIDKAVEAIVGDLAKQTKEVGSATEKIKQVASISANNDEAIGELIATAFGKVGKEGVITVEEAKGTDTYVDVVEGMQFDRGYLSAYFVTDSEKMQTELENPYILLYDKKVSAMKDLLPVLEPVAQSGRPLLIIAEDVDGEALATLVVNKLRGSLKIAAVKAPGFGDRRKALLEDIAILTGGTVIAEERGYTLENTTLDMLGTAEKVTIDKDNTTLVNGAGEAEMIKNRVNQIKAQIETTTSDYDKEKLQERLAKLAGGVAVLYVGAASEVEMKEKKDRVDDALHATRAAVEEGIVAGGGVALLRAKQVLADLATENADEATGVQIVARAIESPLRTIVENAGLEGSVVVAKVAEGTADFGYNAKTDEYVDMLSAGIIDPKKVTRVALENAASVSGMILTTECALIEIKEENSAGGGMPMGGGMPGMM, from the coding sequence ATGGCAAAAGAGATAAAATTTGATATTGAAGCACGCGATGGTTTAAAGCGTGGCGTAGATGCACTAGCAAATGCTGTAAAAGTAACTTTAGGTCCTAAAGGACGTAATGTTATTATAAGCAAATCGTTTGGTGCGCCAACAGTAACAAAAGATGGTGTATCGGTAGCGAAAGAAATTGAGCTAGAAGATACATTAGAAAACATGGGAGCACAAATGGTTAAAGAGGTAGCCTCTAAAACCAACGACCTTGCTGGCGATGGTACTACTACCGCAACAGTATTGGCACAAGCAATTGTTAAGGAAGGACTTAAAAACGTTGCCGCAGGTGCTAACCCAATGGATTTAAAAAGAGGTATAGACAAAGCCGTTGAAGCTATTGTGGGCGACCTTGCAAAACAAACAAAAGAAGTAGGTAGTGCTACCGAGAAAATAAAACAAGTAGCATCTATATCAGCTAATAATGACGAGGCAATAGGCGAACTTATTGCTACAGCATTTGGTAAAGTAGGTAAAGAGGGTGTTATAACTGTTGAAGAGGCTAAAGGTACCGATACGTATGTAGATGTAGTTGAAGGTATGCAGTTTGACAGAGGATACCTTTCGGCTTACTTTGTAACCGATTCTGAGAAAATGCAAACAGAGCTAGAGAACCCTTACATATTGTTATATGATAAGAAAGTATCTGCTATGAAAGATTTACTACCCGTATTGGAGCCCGTAGCACAATCTGGACGACCATTATTAATCATTGCAGAGGATGTAGATGGCGAAGCATTAGCTACACTGGTAGTAAACAAATTAAGAGGTTCGCTAAAAATAGCTGCTGTTAAAGCACCTGGTTTTGGCGACAGAAGAAAAGCATTATTAGAAGATATTGCTATACTTACAGGAGGTACTGTAATTGCCGAAGAACGTGGCTATACATTAGAAAACACTACGCTTGATATGCTAGGTACTGCCGAAAAGGTAACTATTGATAAAGATAATACTACACTGGTAAACGGTGCAGGCGAAGCGGAAATGATTAAAAACCGTGTAAACCAAATTAAAGCACAAATTGAAACTACAACGTCTGACTACGATAAAGAAAAGCTACAAGAGCGTTTGGCTAAACTAGCAGGCGGTGTTGCAGTACTTTACGTTGGAGCGGCATCTGAAGTAGAAATGAAAGAGAAGAAAGACAGAGTAGATGATGCTTTGCACGCTACAAGAGCAGCGGTAGAAGAAGGTATTGTAGCTGGTGGTGGTGTTGCATTATTACGTGCTAAGCAAGTACTTGCTGATTTGGCTACTGAAAATGCAGACGAAGCTACTGGAGTACAAATTGTAGCACGCGCTATAGAATCGCCTTTAAGAACCATTGTTGAAAATGCAGGTTTAGAAGGCTCTGTAGTAGTAGCAAAAGTAGCAGAGGGAACTGCTGACTTTGGTTACAATGCTAAAACAGATGAGTATGTAGATATGCTTTCGGCAGGTATTATCGATCCTAAAAAAGTAACGCGTGTAGCACTAGAAAATGCTGCTTCGGTTTCAGGAATGATATTAACTACAGAGTGTGCGCTTATAGAAATTAAAGAAGAAAATTCAGCAGGTGGCGGAATGCCAATGGGCGGCGGAATGCCAGGCATGATGTAA
- a CDS encoding co-chaperone GroES, which yields MALNIKPLSDRVLIEPVAAETQTASGIYIPDTAKEKPQKGMVVAVGNGTKDHDMTVKVGDTVLYGKYAGTELKFEGKDYLIMKEEEIFAVL from the coding sequence ATGGCTTTAAACATTAAACCGCTTTCAGACCGCGTTCTTATAGAGCCGGTTGCTGCAGAAACACAGACTGCTTCTGGAATTTACATTCCCGATACTGCAAAAGAGAAACCACAAAAAGGCATGGTTGTAGCCGTAGGTAACGGAACAAAAGACCATGACATGACGGTAAAAGTGGGCGACACTGTATTGTATGGTAAGTATGCTGGTACTGAACTTAAATTTGAGGGTAAAGATTACCTGATAATGAAAGAAGAAGAAATTTTCGCAGTACTCTAA
- the secG gene encoding preprotein translocase subunit SecG, with translation MEFSIFLVLIAVVSFLLVVVIMVQNPKGGGLSSSFGGSQVMGGVQKTNDFLDKGTWTLATILIVLILLSSLSFSSGYSDDSKLIDESAVETSATVPAATDAEGATTPATEEGATEE, from the coding sequence ATGGAATTTTCAATTTTTTTAGTCCTAATAGCAGTAGTAAGTTTCTTACTCGTTGTTGTAATCATGGTACAAAACCCTAAAGGAGGTGGTTTATCATCTAGTTTTGGCGGATCGCAAGTAATGGGCGGTGTGCAAAAAACTAACGATTTTCTTGACAAAGGTACATGGACGCTTGCAACAATACTTATTGTATTAATTCTACTATCATCATTAAGTTTCTCTAGCGGATACTCAGATGATAGCAAGTTAATCGATGAGTCTGCCGTAGAAACATCGGCAACAGTACCAGCTGCTACTGATGCAGAAGGTGCTACTACACCAGCTACAGAAGAGGGTGCTACTGAGGAATAA
- a CDS encoding tetratricopeptide repeat protein yields the protein MNTKEYITLLNKPYSTTERQTLELENILSEFPYLQSARTIHLKGLYNQDSFRYNTELKKTAAFTTDRSVLFEFITTENFKGIDKTQFEEAEKTLSEIPVVASETVVPDTNKLEESIKRTVEEAEEEIISETETVTSTPENSIDVNSTTKEKLAIGKPIPFTEKETHSFSEWLQLSKITPIVREEKTTNPPQTERGLDTKLDLIDKFIEANPKITPVKNTSTSNTPTTSNSNNDSSLMTETLAKVYLEQKKYAKAIQAYEILILKYPEKSVFFADRIADIKIVQQNNN from the coding sequence TTGAATACAAAAGAGTATATAACACTATTAAACAAGCCTTATAGCACAACCGAAAGGCAAACTTTGGAGTTGGAAAATATCCTGTCGGAATTTCCGTACCTCCAAAGTGCGCGTACTATTCATTTAAAAGGACTATATAATCAGGATAGCTTTCGTTATAATACCGAACTCAAAAAAACAGCAGCATTTACTACAGACCGCTCTGTGCTTTTTGAATTTATTACTACCGAAAACTTTAAGGGTATTGATAAAACACAATTTGAGGAAGCAGAGAAAACGCTATCCGAAATCCCTGTTGTAGCAAGCGAAACGGTAGTACCTGATACAAATAAACTGGAAGAATCCATAAAGCGTACCGTTGAGGAAGCAGAGGAAGAAATAATTTCGGAAACCGAAACAGTAACTAGTACACCCGAAAATAGTATTGACGTAAATAGCACTACAAAAGAAAAGTTAGCTATTGGCAAGCCCATACCCTTTACAGAAAAAGAAACGCACTCGTTTTCGGAATGGTTACAGCTATCTAAAATAACACCTATAGTACGGGAAGAAAAAACAACGAATCCCCCTCAAACAGAAAGAGGTTTGGATACAAAACTAGACCTTATAGATAAGTTTATAGAGGCTAACCCCAAAATAACCCCTGTAAAAAACACATCTACTAGTAACACCCCAACAACAAGCAATAGTAATAATGATAGTAGCCTGATGACGGAGACGTTAGCTAAGGTTTACTTGGAGCAAAAAAAATACGCCAAAGCAATACAGGCATACGAAATTTTAATTTTGAAATATCCAGAAAAAAGTGTTTTCTTTGCAGACCGTATTGCGGATATTAAAATAGTACAACAAAACAATAATTAA
- a CDS encoding LptE family protein, which yields MRTLKLGMVLAVTLIVNSCGIYNFTGTGAIDADTFQVNYFQNNADVVEPGIERDFTLRLQDLIQNQTNLSLTNTDGDLLYEGEITQFRVTPMTATADQRASQNRLSITVNVRFTNRRNEEDDFEKPFSFFYDYPANDILAGQVLTTALDEIFERITQDIFNESLAKW from the coding sequence ATGAGAACATTAAAATTAGGTATGGTGTTAGCCGTAACGCTTATTGTAAACAGCTGTGGCATTTACAACTTTACAGGTACAGGGGCTATAGATGCCGATACGTTTCAGGTTAATTATTTTCAGAATAATGCTGATGTTGTAGAGCCAGGTATTGAGCGTGATTTTACTTTGAGGCTACAGGACTTAATACAAAATCAAACCAACCTAAGCCTAACAAATACCGATGGCGATTTGTTGTACGAAGGCGAAATAACACAGTTTAGGGTTACTCCTATGACGGCTACTGCCGACCAAAGAGCCTCGCAAAACCGATTAAGTATTACCGTAAACGTTAGGTTTACTAACAGAAGAAATGAGGAAGATGATTTTGAAAAGCCTTTTAGCTTTTTTTACGATTATCCTGCCAACGATATTCTTGCTGGGCAAGTATTGACTACAGCCCTCGATGAAATTTTTGAGCGTATAACACAAGATATCTTTAATGAGTCGTTAGCCAAATGGTAA